In Drosophila santomea strain STO CAGO 1482 chromosome 3L, Prin_Dsan_1.1, whole genome shotgun sequence, a single window of DNA contains:
- the LOC120450309 gene encoding CCR4-NOT transcription complex subunit 2, whose amino-acid sequence MPRRRRPRCKVNPSIALRKKNQDTAPTAEKVEPQRPPPLPDPPLPDPPSEEPPEVVSTSSVESEIESDYKLFPELYDRQPSLPTFADVFGQPSYGLVLQGPEVASTSSTTTNAAGIHSTGDGTFTNIPATMLADRFGIIGLLAAMRTTHTDPGATQLVFGEDLTTYGLDLAAQGDIYVHFNGPLTREPPDRSSMDCALEIGMRAMRDSIINEPPKAPCWDPYVPESQNLGLVLSLEPEEIKKSDPDTDTEPPPATDQTEDPETDQEDNQDR is encoded by the coding sequence ATGCCACGGCGTCGACGTCCACGTTGCAAGGTGAATCCCTCGATAGCGCTGAGAAAGAAGAACCAGGACACTGCGCCCACTGCAGAAAAGGTAGAGCCCCAACGTCCACCGCCCTTACCGGATCCGCCCTTACCGGATCCGCCCAGCGAAGAGCCACCGGAAGTCGTCAGCACGTCGAGCGTAGAATCTGAAATCGAATCGGATTACAAACTCTTCCCGGAACTCTACGATCGCCAGCCGTCGCTGCCCACGTTTGCTGATGTTTTCGGTCAGCCCTCTTACGGATTGGTGCTGCAGGGACCAGAGGTggcctccacctcctccacgACCACAAATGCGGCGGGTATCCATAGCACAGGCGATGGGACATTCACCAATATTCCAGCCACAATGCTGGCCGATCGTTTTGGTATCATCGGACTGCTGGCCGCCATGAGAACTACACACACGGATCCGGGCGCCACGCAGCTGGTCTTCGGCGAGGACCTGACCACCTACGGACTGGATTTGGCTGCCCAGGGAGACATTTATGTGCATTTCAATGGGCCACTGACCCGCGAACCACCGGACAGGAGCTCCATGGACTGCGCCCTCGAGATTGGGATGCGTGCCATGCGGGATTCGATAATCAATGAACCACCAAAGGCTCCCTGTTGGGATCCATACGTGCCAGAGTCGCAAAATCTGGGACTTGTGCTCAGCCTCGAACCGGAGGAGATAAAGAAATCCGATccagatacggatacggagCCACCGCCAGCAACTGATCAGACTGAAGATCCGGAAACGGATCAGGAAGATAATCAGGATAGATAA
- the LOC120448926 gene encoding uncharacterized protein LOC120448926: MVLLLVHLRRLILLLTVVYLSGSVFRRLLTERHHAHILQGNGYMGFGRLRGGGGSKEPYHFQWWAYIYTCYAYAVLVNYVNVRRLTNLIEFFLN; the protein is encoded by the coding sequence ATGGTTCTGCTACTGGTGCACCTGCGGCGCCTCATTTTGCTGCTAACTGTCGTTTACCTGAGCGGATCGGTATTCCGCCGCCTCCTCACCGAGCGGCACCACGCCCACATCCTGCAGGGCAATGGTTACATGGGATTCGGACGTCTTCGTGGTGGCGGTGGGTCCAAGGAGCCGTATCACTTCCAGTGGTGGGCCTACATCTACACCtgttacgcatacgccgtgttggTCAACTACGTCAACGTGCGCCGGCTGACCAACCTCATCGAGTTCTTCTTGAACTAA
- the LOC120449200 gene encoding paramyosin, long form isoform X1 yields MSSSQAVRSSKYSYRATSTGPGAADVNIEYIQDLSSLSRLEDKIRLLQDDLEVERELRQRIEREKADLSVQVIQMSERLEEAEGGAEHQFEANRKRDAELLKLRKLLEDVHLESEETTLLLKKKHNEIITDFQEQVEILTKNKARAEKDKAKFQTEVYELLSQIESYNKEKIVSEKHISKLEVSITELNVKIEELNRTVIDISSHRSRLSQENIELTKDVQDLKVQLDTVSFSKSQVISQLEDARRRLEDEDRRRSLLESSLHQVEIELDSVRNQLEEESEARIDLERQLVKANADATSWQNKWNSEVAARAEEVEEIRRKYQVRITELEEHIESLIVKVNNLEKMKTRLASEVEVLIIDLEKSNNSCRELTKSVNTLEKHNVELKSRLDETIILYETSQRDLKNKHADLVRTVHELDKVKDSNNQLTRENKKLGDDLHEAKGTINELNRRLHELELELRRLENERDELTAAYKEAEAGRKAEEQRGQRLAADFNQYRHDAERRLAEKDEEIEAIRKQTSIEIEQLNARVIEAETRLKTEVTRIKKKLQIQITELEMSLDVANKTNIDLQKVIKKQSLQLTELQAHYEDVQRQLQATLDQYAVAQRRLAGLNGELEEVRSHLDSANRAKRTVELQYEEAASRINELTTANVSLVSIKSKLEQELTVIASDYEEVSKELRISDERYQKVQVELKHVVEQVHEEQERIVKLETIKKSLEVEVKNLSIRLEEVELNAVAGSKRIISKLEARIRDLELELEEEKRRHAETIKILRKKERTVKEVLVQCEEDQKNLILLQDALDKSTAKINIYRRQLSEQEGVSQQTTTRVRRFQRELEAAEDRADTAESSLNIIRAKHRTFVTTSTVPGSQVYIQETTRTITE; encoded by the exons ATGTCGTCATCGCAGGCTGTCCGCTCCTCGAAATACTCCTACCGGGCCACGTCCACCGGACCCGGTGCCGCCGATGTGAACATCGAGTACATCCAGGACCTGAGCTCGCTCTCCCGCTTGGAG GACAAGATCCGTTTGCTCCAAGATGATCTTGAAGTTGAACGTGAGTTGCGTCAAAGG aTCGAGCGCGAGAAAGCCGATCTCAGCGTTCAGGTCATTCAGATGTCCGAGCGTCTCGAGGAGGCCGAGGGTGGTGCTGAACATCAA TTTGAAGCCAACCGCAAGCGCGACGCTGAGCTGCTGAAGCTGCGCAAGCTGCTTGAGGATGTTCATCTTGAGTCGGAGGAGACCACTTTGCTTTTGAAGAAAAAGCACAACGAAATTATCACGGATTTCCAGGAACAGGTTGAAATCCTAACGAAAAACAAGGCCAG AGCCGAGAAGGACAAGGCCAAATTCCAGACCGAAGTCTACGAGCTGCTCTCCCAGATCGAGTCCTACAACAAGGAGAAGATCGTGTCGGAGAAGCACATCTCCAAGCTGGAGGTCTCGATCACCGAGCTGAACGTGAAGATCGAGGAGCTTAACCGCACCGTGATCGACATTAGCTCCCACCGATCCCGCCTCTCGCAGGAGAACATTGAGCTGACCAAGGACGTCCAAGATCTGAAGGTCCAGCTGGACACGGTCTCGTTCTCCAAGAGCCAGGTCATCTCCCAGCTGGAGGACGCCCGCCGCCGCTTGGAGGACGAGGACCGTCGTCGCTCGCTGCTCGAATCCTCTCTGCATCAGGTTGAGATCGAATTGGACTCGGTTCGCAATCAACTCGAGGAGGAGTCCGAGGCCCGCATCGACTTGGAACGTCAGTTGGTCAAGGCCAATGCCGATGCCACATCCTGGCAGAACAAGTGGAACTCCGAGGTGGCTGCCCGCGCCGAGGAGGTCGAGGAGATCCGTCGCAAGTACCAGGTGCGCATCAccgagctggaggagcacaTCGAATCCCTCATCGTCAAGGTGAACAACCTGGAGAAGATGAAGACGCGCCTGGCCAGCGAGGTGGAGGTGCTCATCATCGATCTGGAGAAGTCCAACAACAGCTGCCGCGAGCTGACCAAGTCGGTCAACACCCTTGAGAAGCACAACGTTGAGCTGAAGAGCCGCCTGGACGAGACCATCATCCTGTACGAGACCAGCCAGCGCGACCTGAAGAACAAGCACGCCGACCTCGTCCGCACTGTCCACGAACTGGACAAGGTCAAGGACTCCAACAACCAGCTGACCCGCGAGAACAAGAAACTGGGAG ATGATCTTCATGAGGCCAAGGGCACCATCAACGAACTGAACCGTCGCCTGCACGAattggagctggagctgcgtCGTCTGGAGAACGAGCGCGATGAACTGACCGCTGCCTACAAGGAAGCCGAGGCT GGCCGCAAGGCTGAGGAGCAGCGCGGACAGCGCCTGGCCGCCGACTTCAACCAGTACCGCCACGACGCCGAGCGTCGTCTGGCCGAGAAGGATGAGGAGATCGAGGCCATTCG CAAGCAGACCTCCATCGAGATCGAGCAGCTTAATGCCCGCGTCATCGAGGCGGAGACCCGGCTGAAGACCGAGGTGACCCGCATCAAGAAGAAGCTGCAGATCCAGATCACCGAGCTGGAGATGTCCCTGGATGTGGCCAACAAGACCAACATCGATCTGCAGAAGGTGATCAAGAAGCAGTCGCTGCAGCTGACCGAACTGCAGGCCCACTACGAGGATGTCCAGCGCCAGTTGCAGGCCACCCTCGACCAGTATGCCGTTGCCCAGCGCCGCCTGGCCGGACTCAATGGAGAGCTGGAGGAGGTGCGCTCCCACCTGGACAGCGCCAACCGTGCCAAGCGCACCGTGGAGCTGCAGTACGAGGAGGCTGCCTCCCGCATCAACGAGCTGACCACCGCCAATGTCAGCCTCGTCTCCATCAAGTCcaagctggagcaggagctcACCGTGATCGCTTCCGACTACGAGGAGGTGTCCAAGGAGCTGCGCATCAGCGACGAGCGCTACCAGAAGGTCCAGGTGGAGCTCAAGCACGTCGTCGAGCAGGTGCATGAGGAGCAGGAGCGCATCGTGAAGCTGGAGACCATCAAGAAGTCCTTGGAAGTCGAAGTCAAG AACTTGTCCATCCGCTTGGAGGAGGTCGAGCTGAACGCCGTCGCCGGCAGCAAGCGCATCATCAGCAAGCTGGAAGCCCGCATCCGCgatctggagctggagctggaggaggagaagcGCCGCCACGCCGAGACCATCAAGATTCTGCGCAAGAAGGAGCGCACCGTCAAGGAGGTGCTGGTGCAGTGCGAGGAGGACCAGAAGAACCTCATCCTGCTGCAGGACGCGCTGGACAAGTCCACTGCCAAGATCAACATCTACCGCCGCCAGCTGTCCGAGCAGGAGGGTGTTTCCCAGCAGACCACCACCCGGGTGCGTCGCTTCCAGCGCGAGCTGGAGGCTGCCGAGGATCGCGCCGACACCGCCGAGTCCAGCCTGAACATCATCCGCGCCAAGCACCGCACATTCGTGACCACCTCGACGGTGCCCGGATCCCAGGTGTACATCCAGGAGACCACAAGGACGATCACCGAATAG
- the LOC120449200 gene encoding paramyosin, short form isoform X2 translates to MALALKQRPSRFRPTTTTYEDNYGYTMNFYQPMLDYLDAKAKGLEVKKPHLPWVSERGLKQYRPSNAVRQYNADEIVRLSRTCAARADEILLSFRAQKRSPFSVQKLVDASRVTKHLEPDTVVERSRQRRRRRQEELEDLIKRDTLKILQRIRKIELDNELDQMSDDFKRSIRGKSASAIAQALLSESEKNIKTAKKEEEDYISQTLVRSSRAVSRARSRSSSPLDGQYRAHALHIELMDDRLVDKLDHRVSSSLHNVKRQLSTLNQRTVEFYADSSKQTSIEIEQLNARVIEAETRLKTEVTRIKKKLQIQITELEMSLDVANKTNIDLQKVIKKQSLQLTELQAHYEDVQRQLQATLDQYAVAQRRLAGLNGELEEVRSHLDSANRAKRTVELQYEEAASRINELTTANVSLVSIKSKLEQELTVIASDYEEVSKELRISDERYQKVQVELKHVVEQVHEEQERIVKLETIKKSLEVEVKNLSIRLEEVELNAVAGSKRIISKLEARIRDLELELEEEKRRHAETIKILRKKERTVKEVLVQCEEDQKNLILLQDALDKSTAKINIYRRQLSEQEGVSQQTTTRVRRFQRELEAAEDRADTAESSLNIIRAKHRTFVTTSTVPGSQVYIQETTRTITE, encoded by the exons ATGGCCCTTGCCTTAAAACAAAGACCTTCCCGCTTCCGTCCGACGACGACGACCTATGAGGATAACTATGGCTACACGATGAACTTCTACCAGCCGATGCTGGACTATCTGGATGCGAAGGCCAAGGGTCTGGAGGTGAAGAAGCCCCACCTGCCGTGGGTCAGCGAAAGGGGGCTGAAGCAGTACCGCCCCTCGAATGCGGTGCGACAATACAACGCCGACGAGATCGTCCGATTGTCGCGCACCTGCGCCGCTCGGGCCGACGAGATATTGCTTAGCTTTCGGGCCCAGAAACGCTCGCCGTTCAGTGTACAAAAGTTGGTCGACGCATCGCGTGTTACCAAGCACCTTGAACCGGACACAGTTGTCGAAAGATCGCGCCagcgccgccgccgccgccaggAGGAGCTCGAGGATCTGATCAAACGCGACACTCTTAAGATATTGCAGCGCATCCGTAAGATTGAATTGGATAACGAACTCGACCAGATGTCGGACGATTTCAAGCGCTCAATTCGCGGCAAGTCCGCCAGTGCCATTGCCCAGGCGCTGCTCTCCGAGTCGGAGAAGAACATCAAGACGgccaagaaggaggaggaggactaCATCTCCCAGACCTTAGTGCGCTCAAGTCGGGCAGTTTCGCGTGCCCGTTCGCGTTCCTCCTCCCCCCTCGATGGCCAGTATCGCGCCCATGCGCTCCACATCGAGCTCATGGACGACCGGCTGGTGGACAAGCTGGACCATCGCGTCTCCTCCTCGCTCCACAACGTGAAGCGCCAACTGTCGACGCTGAATCAGCGCACTGTGGAGTTCTACGCGGACAGCAG CAAGCAGACCTCCATCGAGATCGAGCAGCTTAATGCCCGCGTCATCGAGGCGGAGACCCGGCTGAAGACCGAGGTGACCCGCATCAAGAAGAAGCTGCAGATCCAGATCACCGAGCTGGAGATGTCCCTGGATGTGGCCAACAAGACCAACATCGATCTGCAGAAGGTGATCAAGAAGCAGTCGCTGCAGCTGACCGAACTGCAGGCCCACTACGAGGATGTCCAGCGCCAGTTGCAGGCCACCCTCGACCAGTATGCCGTTGCCCAGCGCCGCCTGGCCGGACTCAATGGAGAGCTGGAGGAGGTGCGCTCCCACCTGGACAGCGCCAACCGTGCCAAGCGCACCGTGGAGCTGCAGTACGAGGAGGCTGCCTCCCGCATCAACGAGCTGACCACCGCCAATGTCAGCCTCGTCTCCATCAAGTCcaagctggagcaggagctcACCGTGATCGCTTCCGACTACGAGGAGGTGTCCAAGGAGCTGCGCATCAGCGACGAGCGCTACCAGAAGGTCCAGGTGGAGCTCAAGCACGTCGTCGAGCAGGTGCATGAGGAGCAGGAGCGCATCGTGAAGCTGGAGACCATCAAGAAGTCCTTGGAAGTCGAAGTCAAG AACTTGTCCATCCGCTTGGAGGAGGTCGAGCTGAACGCCGTCGCCGGCAGCAAGCGCATCATCAGCAAGCTGGAAGCCCGCATCCGCgatctggagctggagctggaggaggagaagcGCCGCCACGCCGAGACCATCAAGATTCTGCGCAAGAAGGAGCGCACCGTCAAGGAGGTGCTGGTGCAGTGCGAGGAGGACCAGAAGAACCTCATCCTGCTGCAGGACGCGCTGGACAAGTCCACTGCCAAGATCAACATCTACCGCCGCCAGCTGTCCGAGCAGGAGGGTGTTTCCCAGCAGACCACCACCCGGGTGCGTCGCTTCCAGCGCGAGCTGGAGGCTGCCGAGGATCGCGCCGACACCGCCGAGTCCAGCCTGAACATCATCCGCGCCAAGCACCGCACATTCGTGACCACCTCGACGGTGCCCGGATCCCAGGTGTACATCCAGGAGACCACAAGGACGATCACCGAATAG
- the LOC120449206 gene encoding chorion protein S16 produces MSATLRLLCLMACCVALAVANRPQYGGSGYGASYGDVVKAAETAEAQASALTNAAGAAASAAKLDGADWYALNRYGWEQGRPLLVKPYGPLDKLYAAALPPRSFVAEVDPVFSKSSYGGSYGEKAVLKTESKLGVVAI; encoded by the exons atgtccGCCACCCTTCGCCTTCTCTGCCTGATGGCCTGCTGCGTCGCCCTGGCCGTGGCCAATCGTCCGCAATACGGCGGATCCGGATACGGCGCCAGCTACGGCGATGTGGTCAAGGCTGCCGAGACCGCCGAGGCTCAGGCCTCCGCCCTGACCAACGCCGCCGGAGCAGCTGCCTCCGCCGCCAAGCTGGACGGTGCTGACTGGTATGCCCTCAACCGTTACGGATGGGAGCAGGGTCGTCCACTTCTGGTCAAGCCCTACGGTCCTCTGGACAAGCTCTACGCCGCTGCCCTGCCACCACGCTCCTTCGTGGCTGAGGTCGATCCAG TCTTCTCGAAGAGCTCATACGGCGGATCTTATGGCGAGAAGGCGGTTCTGAAAACCGAATCCAAACTGGGTGTTGTGGCCATCTAA
- the LOC120449205 gene encoding chorion protein S19, whose product MNKFATLAVIFCACIVGSCYANYGGQQSYGPRSYGQDGSAASAASSAAAAGSEGQQRYERPVEIIAGGYRGSYAPEILRPVQVSGGYGGERRGYNGGNYRRAGYGPRWTVQPAGATLLYPGQNNYKAYVSPPEYSKVILPIRPAAPVAKLFVPENQYGNQYVSQYSAPRSSGY is encoded by the exons ATGAACAAGTTCGCT ACTCTGGCCGTCATCTTCTGCGCCTGCATCGTGGGCAGCTGCTACGCCAACTACGGTGGCCAGCAGAGCTACGGACCACGATCCTACGGTCAGGATGGCtccgccgcctccgccgccagttcagcagctgctgctggatcCGAGGGTCAGCAGCGTTATGAGCGCCCCGTGGAGATCATTGCCGGTGGATACCGCGGCAGCTATGCCCCCGAGATCCTGCGCCCCGTCCAGGTCAGCGGCGGATATGGCGGTGAGCGACGTGGCTACAACGGTGGCAACTACCGTCGTGCCGGCTATGGACCCCGTTGGACTGTCCAGCCAGCCGGAGCCACTCTGCTGTACCCTGGCCAGAACAACTACAAGGCTTATGTCTCGCCCCCGGAGTACAGCAAGGTGATCCTGCCCATCCGCCCCGCTGCTCCAGTGGCCAAGCTTTTCGTGCCCGAGAACCAGTATGGCAACCAGTACGTTAGCCAGTACTCTGCTCCCCGCAGCAGCGGATACTAG